One Paenibacillus crassostreae DNA segment encodes these proteins:
- a CDS encoding Maf family protein: MTSQTSHLIILASTSPRRQELIASLSVPFVVQPSHVDEDTPVTWGPREIVEGLALRKAEAVYQSSVRETEPSIIIGSDTIVLLDNEVLGKPINDQDALRMLLSLQGRTHQVYTGVACIDVLTGRTLVEHKVTSVTMKTLSNRTIQAYVNSGEPLDKAGSYGIQGLGATFIDKIDGCYFNVVGLPLSLLSDMLSELGMEVL, translated from the coding sequence TTGACATCACAAACATCACATTTAATTATTCTGGCATCGACATCACCACGTCGGCAGGAATTAATCGCTTCTTTAAGTGTTCCATTCGTTGTCCAGCCCAGTCATGTTGATGAAGATACACCTGTGACTTGGGGCCCTCGTGAGATTGTCGAAGGACTAGCTCTCCGTAAAGCAGAAGCGGTATATCAATCTTCCGTGAGGGAGACAGAGCCATCGATCATTATTGGAAGTGACACAATTGTGTTATTAGACAATGAGGTGCTTGGCAAACCAATCAATGACCAAGATGCGTTGCGTATGTTATTATCACTTCAGGGAAGAACTCATCAAGTATATACTGGTGTAGCCTGTATTGATGTATTGACAGGAAGAACTTTAGTCGAACACAAAGTTACTTCTGTAACTATGAAAACCTTGTCCAATCGAACGATCCAAGCTTATGTAAATAGTGGTGAACCACTTGATAAAGCAGGTTCATATGGAATACAAGGACTTGGAGCAACCTTTATTGATAAAATTGATGGATGTTACTTTAATGTCGTTGGGTTGCCGCTTTCTCTCCTTTCCGACATGTTATCGGAATTAGGCATGGAAGTACTATAA
- a CDS encoding DUF2249 domain-containing protein, with translation MSQYTATINATEYPPHLKHKVIFETFNNLKPSESMLLVNDHDPKPLRFQFESTHPGQFTWDYIEAGPVTFQVKISKL, from the coding sequence ATGAGTCAATATACGGCTACTATCAACGCTACAGAATATCCACCACATTTGAAACACAAAGTTATCTTCGAAACATTTAACAACTTGAAACCATCTGAATCCATGTTGCTTGTGAACGATCATGATCCGAAACCACTTCGCTTTCAATTTGAATCGACGCATCCCGGACAGTTCACTTGGGACTACATCGAGGCAGGACCCGTAACTTTCCAAGTTAAAATTAGTAAATTGTAA
- the murC gene encoding UDP-N-acetylmuramate--L-alanine ligase, which yields MNTSEHIHFIGIGGYGMSAIARVMLEMGFTVTGSDVASQELTEKLVAKGAKVYIGHTAEQVHGADIVVYSTALSKDNVEVVEAEQLNIPVLHRSQMLARLLNERKGVAVAGAHGKTTTSSMIALVMEKCGTDPTYIIGGEIMNVGTNAKAGQGEHVVAEADESDGSFLQYHPWIGVVTNLEADHLENYNSDFEQLKGAYVQFLNQVREDGVAVVCADDENIRSILPQLKSSITTFGIKTDAEYMASEIVLGDRKVTFVLSHYEEKLGTVELSVPGLHNVYNAMATIIVCLKSGIPFASIAREILEFNGAKRRFQVISEKDGIIIIDDYAHHPTEIEATISAAKATGKRIIAVFQPQRYSRTFFLLDAFSRAFSEADEVIITDIYSPAGEKQIEGVHSSKLVELIVQNSNSTARYIPTKEMVLEDLKKRVVSGDVILTMGAGDIWKVGSELAKDLNNL from the coding sequence TTGAATACATCAGAACACATTCATTTTATTGGTATCGGTGGCTACGGGATGAGTGCCATCGCAAGAGTTATGCTAGAAATGGGATTTACAGTTACAGGCTCAGACGTTGCTTCACAAGAATTAACAGAAAAGTTGGTTGCCAAAGGAGCAAAGGTTTACATTGGACATACGGCTGAACAAGTACATGGTGCTGACATCGTCGTATACTCAACGGCACTATCCAAGGATAATGTGGAAGTAGTAGAAGCAGAGCAACTCAATATTCCAGTGTTACATCGTTCGCAAATGCTAGCTAGGTTGCTTAATGAACGGAAGGGAGTAGCTGTTGCGGGAGCACATGGGAAGACGACAACATCATCAATGATTGCCTTGGTAATGGAGAAATGTGGTACTGACCCTACTTATATTATCGGTGGAGAAATTATGAATGTAGGTACGAATGCGAAAGCTGGCCAAGGCGAACATGTTGTAGCTGAAGCGGATGAAAGTGACGGCTCCTTCTTACAATATCATCCTTGGATTGGAGTAGTCACAAATCTTGAAGCGGATCATCTAGAGAATTATAATAGTGACTTTGAACAACTAAAGGGAGCATACGTTCAATTTCTAAATCAAGTTCGAGAAGACGGTGTAGCCGTTGTATGTGCAGATGATGAGAATATTAGATCTATTCTACCGCAACTAAAGAGTTCTATTACTACCTTTGGTATTAAGACAGATGCGGAATATATGGCAAGTGAAATTGTTCTAGGAGATCGTAAAGTTACCTTCGTATTGAGTCATTATGAAGAGAAGCTTGGAACCGTAGAATTGTCTGTTCCTGGTCTTCATAATGTATACAATGCGATGGCAACGATTATTGTCTGTTTGAAGTCGGGTATTCCTTTTGCATCTATTGCGCGAGAAATATTGGAGTTCAACGGTGCTAAACGACGGTTCCAGGTGATTAGTGAAAAGGATGGCATAATCATCATCGATGATTACGCGCATCACCCAACTGAGATTGAAGCTACGATTAGTGCCGCAAAGGCAACGGGTAAACGAATTATTGCAGTATTCCAACCTCAACGGTATTCACGTACTTTCTTTCTGCTCGATGCGTTTAGCCGCGCCTTTAGTGAAGCAGATGAAGTAATTATTACGGATATCTATTCTCCAGCGGGAGAGAAGCAAATTGAAGGTGTCCATTCTTCCAAATTAGTGGAACTTATTGTGCAGAATAGTAATTCCACAGCAAGATACATTCCAACGAAGGAAATGGTGCTGGAAGATTTGAAGAAAAGAGTGGTATCCGGGGATGTTATTCTTACTATGGGAGCAGGAGACATCTGGAAGGTTGGATCGGAGTTAGCAAAAGATTTGAATAATTTGTAA
- the radC gene encoding RadC family protein → MESHTLLLRDLPHEERPRERMMQYGAESLSHAELLAILLRTGSHKESAIHLAQRIMNKVGSIRNLVDLSIDELTQIKGIGNAKAIQLKAGIELGQRLARARMSEKVTIRSPQDAVDVLSEQLRYLQKEHFVCLFLNTKNHIIAQETLSMGSLNASIVHPREVFRAAIKCSSASIICAHNHPSGDPTPSPEDISLTSRLVEAGQLIGIDVLDHVIIGDGDYISLKEQGLM, encoded by the coding sequence ATGGAGTCGCACACATTGTTATTGCGCGACCTCCCCCATGAAGAACGACCTAGAGAACGCATGATGCAATATGGGGCAGAGTCTTTAAGTCACGCTGAATTGCTGGCTATCCTATTACGAACAGGATCCCATAAGGAATCGGCTATTCACCTGGCCCAACGCATCATGAATAAAGTGGGTAGTATTCGTAATCTAGTAGATCTCAGCATTGATGAACTTACTCAAATTAAAGGCATTGGAAATGCGAAGGCTATTCAGCTTAAAGCCGGGATTGAATTGGGTCAAAGATTAGCAAGAGCTCGAATGAGTGAGAAGGTTACTATTCGTAGCCCTCAAGATGCAGTGGATGTACTCAGTGAACAATTGCGGTATTTACAAAAGGAACATTTTGTATGTTTATTTCTGAATACGAAGAATCATATCATTGCCCAAGAAACGCTCTCAATGGGTAGTTTAAACGCCTCCATTGTTCATCCGCGCGAGGTGTTTCGGGCTGCTATTAAATGTAGTAGTGCATCGATTATATGTGCACACAACCATCCGAGTGGGGATCCAACTCCTAGCCCTGAAGATATTTCGTTGACTTCTCGTTTAGTAGAAGCAGGCCAACTTATTGGGATAGATGTATTGGATCATGTCATTATAGGTGATGGAGATTATATTAGTTTGAAAGAGCAAGGCTTGATGTAA
- a CDS encoding TIGR04053 family radical SAM/SPASM domain-containing protein, with amino-acid sequence MLPLKERDYNVNPFIVIWEVTRACALKCLHCRAEAQYKADPRQLTFTEGKKLIDDIAQLDHPLFVFTGGDPLMRPDLFDLARYAIDERKLSVSMTPSATPKVTATAVRKAKDVGLSRWAFSLDGSCAEIHDHFRGTKGSYDLTMRGIEYLKELQIPVQVNTTVSNYNLHDLQAIAEKVKDMGAVLWSLFFLVPTGRGMEKDIITPEQHEEVMKWLCQVQQSMPYGVKATEAPHYRRVFLQEKQRIGVDQTDDNGVVKRSDFLGRAQKGVNDGDGFVFISHTGDVYPSGFLPVVCGNVREQSLVDIYRNSPIMQQLRDKSLLKGKCGVCEFKQLCGGSRARAYAVTGDYLESDPYCSYIPKGWKK; translated from the coding sequence ATGTTACCCCTTAAAGAAAGAGATTATAATGTGAATCCGTTTATTGTCATCTGGGAAGTAACTCGGGCCTGTGCCTTGAAATGCTTGCATTGCCGGGCTGAAGCACAATATAAGGCAGACCCCCGCCAGCTCACATTCACTGAAGGGAAGAAGCTTATTGATGACATTGCTCAATTAGATCATCCTCTATTTGTTTTTACCGGCGGTGACCCATTAATGCGCCCCGATTTGTTCGATCTTGCGCGCTATGCAATCGATGAGAGGAAACTTTCCGTATCAATGACACCAAGTGCAACACCAAAGGTAACAGCGACTGCAGTCAGAAAAGCAAAGGATGTCGGATTGTCGCGCTGGGCTTTTAGCCTTGATGGGTCATGTGCTGAAATTCACGATCATTTTCGTGGAACGAAGGGATCGTATGATCTCACGATGAGAGGGATTGAATATTTAAAAGAATTGCAAATTCCTGTTCAAGTGAACACGACCGTTTCGAATTACAACCTGCATGATCTTCAAGCTATCGCTGAGAAGGTTAAAGATATGGGAGCGGTACTCTGGAGTTTATTTTTCCTTGTGCCAACAGGTCGAGGGATGGAAAAAGATATAATCACTCCTGAACAACATGAAGAAGTGATGAAATGGTTATGCCAAGTGCAACAAAGTATGCCTTATGGCGTTAAAGCAACGGAAGCACCTCACTATCGGAGAGTTTTTCTACAGGAGAAACAACGGATAGGAGTTGATCAAACTGATGATAATGGTGTAGTAAAACGATCCGATTTTCTAGGTCGCGCTCAAAAAGGTGTCAATGATGGAGATGGGTTTGTATTTATCAGCCATACTGGCGATGTCTATCCAAGTGGATTTCTTCCAGTTGTATGTGGAAATGTTCGGGAACAATCGTTGGTGGATATTTATCGGAATTCTCCTATCATGCAACAGTTGCGTGATAAATCGCTTTTAAAAGGAAAATGTGGGGTTTGTGAATTTAAGCAATTATGCGGAGGTTCCAGAGCTAGGGCATATGCAGTTACTGGAGATTATTTGGAAAGCGATCCCTATTGTTCCTATATACCGAAGGGATGGAAAAAATAA
- a CDS encoding SPOR domain-containing protein gives MNKGRMTFRFDEVERNTERNNNLTDAGKPMERIVKSEQEVQLGNDIMTYPRLSVVPEPLEGWGDPFSKNDAWDDMMNQRQQNIDFREDEYVDIDDMEVRLEDRVSSDTDKQHSEYHTRRPTSLWKIFGTVTAAVMTGALFGFVVLSFIDVGSIFPKDSINNSNIESVSATNMLPVETESSRTMIAVNLEPQTYYMLQYGVFSNAERVGVAKQELEQIGLAAGDDPDQENRVYAGISTDREQAKLLSNQLKAQGVELYVREITLPSASELYFAGDTESLSSYFTVSTNLISSLSAHSSSLLGIERPTPISNSETVALTEMHRKWTESIKTLQSGLGPEAVAVGKQMELAMNSALTSVVEYNKNTSKGHLWEIQSYMMKYIMGQKQIIEMMMNS, from the coding sequence ATGAATAAGGGAAGAATGACATTTCGATTTGACGAAGTTGAGCGGAACACGGAGAGGAATAATAATCTAACTGACGCAGGCAAACCAATGGAACGGATCGTTAAAAGCGAGCAAGAGGTTCAGTTAGGTAATGATATTATGACCTATCCAAGACTATCGGTTGTCCCGGAGCCTTTGGAGGGTTGGGGGGATCCATTCAGCAAAAATGATGCATGGGATGATATGATGAACCAACGACAACAAAATATAGATTTTAGAGAAGATGAGTATGTTGATATAGATGATATGGAGGTTCGACTTGAAGATAGGGTGAGTTCTGACACTGATAAGCAGCATTCAGAGTATCATACTCGTCGACCTACTTCATTATGGAAAATATTCGGAACTGTAACCGCAGCTGTAATGACAGGAGCGTTGTTTGGTTTTGTGGTACTCTCTTTTATTGATGTAGGAAGTATTTTTCCAAAAGATTCAATCAATAATTCAAATATAGAATCGGTATCTGCCACTAATATGTTACCCGTGGAGACCGAAAGCTCACGCACAATGATTGCAGTAAACTTAGAACCACAAACGTATTATATGTTGCAGTATGGTGTCTTCAGTAATGCTGAGCGTGTGGGAGTAGCCAAACAAGAGCTTGAGCAGATTGGTTTAGCTGCAGGTGATGATCCAGACCAGGAAAATCGGGTTTATGCAGGTATCTCTACTGATCGTGAACAAGCGAAATTGTTAAGTAATCAGTTAAAGGCGCAGGGGGTTGAACTTTACGTGCGAGAAATTACACTTCCTTCAGCGAGTGAACTATATTTTGCAGGTGATACAGAAAGCTTGAGTAGCTATTTCACCGTAAGTACTAACCTCATTTCTTCTCTATCTGCTCACTCTTCATCGTTGCTTGGGATAGAACGTCCTACCCCTATTAGTAATAGTGAGACAGTAGCGTTAACCGAAATGCACCGTAAATGGACAGAATCTATTAAGACATTACAATCTGGACTTGGTCCTGAAGCCGTAGCTGTTGGTAAACAGATGGAACTGGCTATGAATAGTGCGCTAACATCTGTGGTGGAATATAACAAAAATACATCAAAGGGACATTTGTGGGAAATACAATCTTACATGATGAAATATATTATGGGACAGAAGCAAATAATAGAAATGATGATGAATAGTTAG
- a CDS encoding hemerythrin domain-containing protein has translation MNNTNIISSTASPEQWYMEATFSELIDHIVKVHHGYLYTTLPEIAQNIFEIVQEHGTQHPELIKVRKLFTKVHKELLIHLPKEEMDMFPAIKKLEQEPTILKLQQSLRMIEALEDEHESSDDILKQIRAVTDDYSLPEGASTTFRLTYQKLQELESDMIQHIYLEDQVLFPRVMNTEI, from the coding sequence ATGAATAATACAAATATAATTTCGTCTACCGCATCACCAGAGCAATGGTATATGGAAGCCACGTTTAGCGAATTAATTGATCATATTGTAAAGGTGCATCATGGCTATTTATATACAACACTACCCGAGATTGCGCAAAATATCTTTGAAATTGTGCAAGAACACGGCACACAACATCCCGAACTAATCAAGGTTCGTAAGTTGTTCACTAAAGTACACAAGGAATTGCTAATCCATCTACCCAAGGAAGAAATGGATATGTTTCCAGCAATCAAGAAATTAGAGCAAGAACCTACTATCCTTAAGCTTCAGCAAAGTCTGCGTATGATCGAGGCGCTTGAGGATGAACATGAATCTAGTGATGATATTCTCAAACAAATCCGTGCAGTGACTGACGATTATTCACTTCCGGAGGGTGCAAGCACAACTTTCCGATTGACTTACCAAAAGTTGCAGGAATTAGAGTCTGATATGATTCAACATATCTATTTGGAGGATCAAGTGTTGTTTCCTCGTGTGATGAACACTGAAATATAA
- a CDS encoding tellurite resistance/C4-dicarboxylate transporter family protein, whose protein sequence is MINYIKHTAANLFPGYFSVIMASGALSIATFLLGMQPISKILLYFNMIAYVILWFFTLIRLIKYYPRLKADMTSHTNGPGFFTLIAGSCVFGSQLVIVANNYSVAIFLWFLSILLWIFIMYTFFSAVTVRKDKPSLAEGINGAWLIAAVSTQSISILGTLLSSHVQNGKEIILFFTLCMYLLGCMLYLNIIALIFYRFTFVELKFAALTPPYWINMGAVAIATLSGSTLILHSQNWSLLNEIMPFIKGFTLFFWVAGTWWIPLLFILMIWRYLYHHYPLTYEPQLWGMVFPLAMYTTSTYQLSKALDISFLTSIPRYMVYVAMAAWLFVFIGLIRHLYLSVKTHYHF, encoded by the coding sequence GTGATTAATTATATAAAACATACAGCGGCTAATCTTTTTCCAGGTTACTTTTCCGTCATTATGGCTTCAGGAGCACTGTCTATTGCGACATTTTTACTCGGAATGCAACCTATTTCAAAGATTTTATTATATTTCAATATGATTGCCTACGTAATCTTATGGTTTTTCACCCTTATCCGACTTATCAAATACTATCCTAGATTAAAAGCAGATATGACAAGTCATACTAATGGACCTGGCTTTTTCACACTCATTGCTGGGTCCTGCGTTTTTGGAAGTCAACTTGTTATTGTCGCAAATAATTATTCAGTCGCTATATTTTTATGGTTTCTGAGTATTTTATTATGGATATTTATCATGTATACGTTTTTTTCTGCAGTTACCGTGCGGAAAGATAAACCTTCATTGGCAGAGGGGATTAACGGGGCATGGTTAATTGCGGCAGTCTCCACACAATCTATATCGATTTTGGGAACCTTATTGTCTTCGCATGTACAGAATGGCAAAGAGATCATCCTATTCTTCACTCTATGTATGTACTTATTGGGATGCATGTTATATCTGAATATCATCGCTCTCATTTTTTACAGGTTTACCTTTGTTGAACTCAAATTTGCTGCACTTACTCCACCTTACTGGATAAATATGGGTGCTGTGGCCATTGCTACATTATCGGGATCAACCTTAATCCTTCATTCACAAAATTGGTCACTACTCAATGAGATTATGCCCTTTATAAAAGGGTTTACTCTGTTTTTCTGGGTCGCAGGTACATGGTGGATTCCTTTACTATTTATTCTGATGATTTGGCGCTATCTCTATCATCACTATCCATTAACTTATGAACCACAACTATGGGGGATGGTTTTCCCACTTGCCATGTATACCACTAGTACATATCAATTATCTAAAGCTTTAGATATATCATTTCTTACTTCCATTCCACGCTATATGGTCTATGTTGCAATGGCTGCCTGGTTGTTTGTATTTATAGGACTAATTCGTCATCTTTATCTTAGTGTAAAAACACATTATCACTTCTAA
- a CDS encoding radical SAM/SPASM domain-containing protein: MNNNWVPSRYTRSVRLKGKGSLLYNSYSGAIVVIEPNEEEEVRNLLAKGMHLPEISSPLKNGMKEAGFLVKAGTDELGNARQLHDTLKETKSMHLVIMPTEACNFRCTYCYQTFPRGAMTREIINGLKAYVHQVTERIEHLSISWFGGEPMLAFDAIIELSDSFMKSCASMGIDYSADMSTNGYFLTKERFKELLYRNVRRFMVTLDGKSSVHDQRRKLAGGGGTFEKIMDNLKTLREIDESYTIDVRVNFDEDNVEDVPELLQQLCESFAGDKRFQLLVRPVGRWGGPQDNLIPVCDRTAADTHLWEMTDKGMKQGLELSETIADILMPSGAVCYAAKPNSLVVGANGSLYKCSIALEDEANQIGRLHADGSMELDTDKVARWTDSGEEQDAVCQACFFRPACQGNHCPLYRIRTGKRPCPHEKRQIKQVLHLLWKNAEPDRWR; the protein is encoded by the coding sequence TTGAATAATAATTGGGTACCTTCCCGATATACTCGAAGTGTACGTTTGAAAGGGAAAGGTTCATTACTCTATAATTCTTATTCTGGAGCTATCGTCGTTATTGAACCTAATGAGGAAGAAGAGGTTCGTAACTTACTAGCTAAAGGGATGCATCTACCGGAAATATCATCCCCACTGAAGAATGGAATGAAAGAAGCAGGATTTCTAGTAAAGGCTGGAACAGATGAACTTGGAAATGCTCGGCAGTTACACGATACGCTGAAAGAGACAAAGTCGATGCATTTAGTAATTATGCCTACAGAGGCTTGTAATTTTCGGTGTACATATTGTTACCAGACGTTTCCTCGTGGCGCGATGACACGAGAGATAATTAATGGACTAAAGGCTTATGTTCATCAGGTCACCGAGCGTATCGAACATCTAAGCATTAGCTGGTTCGGAGGAGAACCAATGCTGGCGTTCGATGCAATTATTGAATTGTCTGATTCCTTTATGAAGAGTTGTGCAAGCATGGGGATCGATTATTCTGCCGACATGTCTACAAACGGATACTTTTTAACGAAAGAACGGTTTAAAGAACTACTGTATCGGAATGTTCGCCGGTTTATGGTTACATTAGACGGTAAAAGTAGTGTTCATGATCAAAGAAGAAAGTTAGCTGGTGGTGGTGGAACATTCGAAAAGATCATGGACAATTTGAAAACTCTTCGAGAAATAGACGAATCGTATACCATCGATGTTCGTGTCAATTTTGATGAGGACAATGTCGAAGATGTGCCAGAGTTGCTTCAGCAACTCTGTGAATCATTTGCAGGAGATAAAAGATTTCAATTGTTGGTTCGACCTGTCGGTCGCTGGGGTGGACCACAGGATAATCTGATTCCTGTCTGTGATCGGACTGCGGCGGATACCCATCTGTGGGAAATGACGGATAAGGGTATGAAGCAAGGACTGGAACTAAGTGAGACCATTGCAGATATACTCATGCCGTCGGGTGCAGTATGTTATGCGGCGAAGCCAAATTCGCTTGTGGTCGGTGCAAATGGGTCATTATATAAATGTTCGATTGCACTCGAGGATGAGGCTAACCAGATAGGACGGTTGCACGCAGACGGAAGCATGGAGCTTGATACTGACAAAGTGGCGAGATGGACTGATTCTGGTGAAGAACAAGATGCGGTATGCCAGGCATGTTTTTTTCGACCTGCTTGTCAAGGTAATCATTGTCCGTTATATCGCATTAGAACAGGAAAGCGTCCTTGTCCGCATGAGAAGCGCCAAATCAAGCAAGTTCTTCATTTACTTTGGAAAAATGCAGAACCAGATAGATGGAGGTGA
- a CDS encoding rod shape-determining protein: MFGGFTKDLGIDLGTANTLVYIRGKGIVVREPSVVAIRLDTKSIEAVGESAKRMIGRTPGNIQAIRPMKDGVIADFDITATMIKYFIKQAQKQRSMFQRHPNVMVCVPSGITAVEQRAVEDATKQAGAREAYIIEEPFAAAIGADLPVWEPTGSMVVDIGGGTTEVAVISLGGIVTSRSVRVAGDDMDESIMQYIKRQYNLMIGERTSEQMKMDIGSALPLDKVETMEIRGRDLVTGLPKTITITSDEISEALGDTVNSIVEAVKVTLEKCPPELAADIMDRGIVLTGGGALLRNLDKLLAQETGMPVIVAENPLDCVVIGTGKALENIHLFKSSSRSKR, translated from the coding sequence ATGTTTGGTGGTTTCACGAAAGATTTAGGTATTGATTTAGGGACGGCAAATACACTTGTTTATATCCGAGGTAAGGGAATTGTAGTAAGAGAACCTTCCGTTGTTGCGATTAGATTGGATACGAAGAGCATTGAGGCTGTCGGTGAATCTGCTAAGAGAATGATTGGAAGAACCCCTGGGAATATCCAGGCGATACGACCAATGAAAGATGGCGTTATTGCTGATTTCGATATCACAGCTACAATGATTAAATATTTCATAAAACAAGCACAGAAACAACGTTCAATGTTTCAGCGTCATCCTAATGTAATGGTTTGTGTGCCTTCGGGCATCACAGCTGTGGAACAGCGTGCTGTTGAGGATGCTACGAAACAAGCAGGTGCACGTGAAGCTTATATTATTGAAGAACCATTTGCAGCAGCTATCGGCGCTGATCTTCCGGTTTGGGAACCAACAGGTAGTATGGTTGTAGATATTGGTGGTGGAACAACGGAAGTAGCTGTGATCTCTCTTGGCGGGATCGTAACAAGTCGTTCTGTTCGTGTTGCAGGGGATGATATGGATGAATCCATTATGCAATATATTAAACGCCAATATAATTTGATGATTGGTGAACGGACATCTGAACAAATGAAGATGGATATTGGATCTGCGCTTCCTTTGGATAAGGTAGAAACGATGGAAATACGTGGTCGTGATTTAGTAACGGGATTACCGAAGACGATTACGATTACTTCTGATGAAATAAGTGAAGCTTTAGGGGATACGGTTAATTCTATCGTAGAAGCTGTTAAAGTAACTCTTGAGAAATGTCCTCCGGAACTTGCAGCAGATATTATGGATCGTGGGATTGTATTAACAGGTGGTGGAGCTTTGCTACGTAACTTGGACAAGTTACTTGCTCAAGAGACAGGGATGCCGGTTATTGTTGCGGAGAATCCATTGGATTGTGTCGTTATCGGTACAGGTAAGGCTTTGGAGAATATCCATTTGTTTAAATCTAGTTCGAGATCAAAACGATAG
- a CDS encoding YlbF family regulator: MSIIKMDSNVVLEKMKELCTDLLQQEGYKEMRQMIDQFASDEQSTKQYEQFIEKHHMMQQKESQGLELTEAEFKDYEQEESDLYKNDVIRKFLYAQREFSQLHSLVSQYFTKTIELDRVPEAKELKKGGCGCGGNCGCGGGH, encoded by the coding sequence ATGAGTATTATTAAAATGGATTCAAATGTAGTTTTGGAGAAGATGAAGGAGTTATGTACTGATCTGCTCCAACAAGAAGGATATAAGGAAATGAGACAAATGATAGATCAGTTTGCATCAGATGAACAATCAACTAAACAGTATGAACAATTCATAGAGAAACACCACATGATGCAACAAAAAGAGTCTCAAGGATTGGAGTTAACAGAGGCGGAATTCAAGGATTACGAACAGGAAGAAAGCGACCTATATAAAAATGATGTCATCCGCAAATTTCTGTATGCACAGCGTGAATTCAGCCAGCTCCATAGTCTAGTTAGCCAATATTTCACCAAAACAATTGAACTGGATCGAGTACCCGAAGCTAAAGAATTGAAAAAAGGTGGCTGTGGCTGCGGTGGGAACTGCGGTTGTGGTGGCGGACATTAA
- a CDS encoding DUF4321 domain-containing protein, giving the protein MKRNVGMLILFLVLGWLVGALIAQALEPVQSLSFLTTSTQIEWSPQADFNIISYDFTIQFKLCLLSLFCMIISVWLYRKL; this is encoded by the coding sequence ATGAAACGAAACGTAGGAATGCTGATATTGTTTCTTGTGCTTGGTTGGCTAGTAGGGGCTTTGATTGCTCAAGCGCTTGAACCTGTACAAAGTCTTTCATTTTTGACTACATCAACGCAGATTGAATGGTCACCACAAGCCGATTTCAATATTATTAGCTATGATTTTACCATTCAATTTAAATTGTGTTTGCTTAGTTTATTTTGCATGATTATCTCTGTGTGGCTATATCGAAAGCTATAA